The Christiangramia flava JLT2011 region ATCGGCCGTAATCTTTTTGCCTTCAGTGAGATTCCACATTTCGATCCGGAGCAATTGGCGGTTCAGGGAAATGGTTTTGTTAGCGGGGTGGAAGATATGTCTTATGCCACCACAAGAAGTATTGGCTTTAAAGCCGGAATTAATTTTTAAAGGAATTAGCAATGAAAAAAGTAGTTTATATATCAGCAATTTTGATTTTGATTCTTTCAGCGAATTCCTGTACCAAGGATTTTAAGGAGATCAACACCAATCCTAATGCACCGCTGGAAGTGGAGCCTTCTTTATTGCTTCGTGAGGTTATTTATGATTACGGCGAGCAAATGTCTTATGAAGGTTTTGTGGCAGGTAATCTATTAGGGCAATATTTAACAGCCCTGGATTTTAACCTTTTTGACCGTCATGCACTTAAATCTCCGCAATTAGGTGGTAATCCCTGGCCGGTTATCTATACCAATTTACGGGATAACGAAATCATTTTGCAACAATCACAAAATGAGCCTGCCTACAGGGTTTATGAAGGTCCGGCTTTGATCTTAAAGGCTTATATGGCTGCGGCTCTTACAGATCTTTATGGCGATGTTCCTTATTATAATGCTTTTAGAGGAAAAGAACTTACTACGACTCCCGCATACGATGCGCAGGAAGATATCTATTTAGGTGAAGGAGGAATTCTTGATAACCTAGCAAAAGGAATCGCTGCGATTCAGGCGTATGAAGGCAGTATTCCACTGGAAGGTGATATTTTATTCAATGGCGATCTAACTAAATGGGTTCGTTTTGCCAATTCTCTTCGAATTAAACATCTTATGCGAATTTCCTCGAAAATGGATGTTTCGGCAGAACTTCAGCAAATATATTCGGAGGGAGATTATATCATGAATAACCAGCAGAATGCCGTTTTTGATTTTACTTCCGGTGAACCGAACAGCTTCCGAATGGAGCAATTAAGAGTTGGTGATTTTAATAATTTTGTGATGGCTGAAACGATGGACGAAATTCTTTCTGAATTAAATGATGCTCGGGTGGCAGTTCTTTTCCGTCCAACAGCCAATGATGGCAACACCTATAACGGTCTCATAAATGGTATTGACGCTTCGCAAACCTCTATTTCTCCAGCAGATTATTCCTATGCTGGAATGATCTTTCGCGAGAACACGGCAATGCTGGATGCTAATTTTCTAACAGCCTGGGAAACGAAATTCTGGCTGGCAGAGGCTGCCGAAAAAGGGTATATTTCGGCCGATGCGGAAATGCTTTACAACGAAGGAGTGATGCAGGCTTTCGACTATTGGAACACGCCTTTACCAGGTGATTATCTGGAAGGTCCTGCGGCTTATGATGCAGGGGAGAATCCTTTGGAACAGATCATTACCCAAAAATGGATCGCCAATATGATAAACGGCTACGAAGGCTGGATAGAATGGAGACGAACGGGCTTTCCTAATTTAAAACCCATTTCTGCCAGTCTGAATAATGATCTTTTGCCTGTGCGCATGCCGTATCCTGCGGAAGAGGAAGCTTTAAATGCTGAAAACTATGATCAGGCAGCCGAAAATACGAATGGTAACAGCATCAACGCGCCGGTATGGTGGGACAGCGAATAATTTATAAATGCTCATAGATTTATCTGAAATAAACCCGGTTTACTGGCAATGGTGGCTGCTGATATTTTCCAGCATTGCCTTATTTATCATTTCTCCAAGAGCGCGATCTAAAAACCAGTTTTTTAGTGCCACGCTGGGAAAAAAGGCTCCCGGCTTTTTAACGCTCACGGGAAGTCTGATCATTTCCTGGGTTTTTGCCAAAAGTATTACCAATGCCGCCAATCTGGGGCTGGACTTCGGGATTGTTGGTGGTCTGGCTTATGCCGGTTACTACCTTTCTTTTGCTGTAGCTGGTGTGGTGATCTATTTATTACGAACGAAGGGCGGTTACAGTAGTATTCATCACTTTTTAATTTCGAAATTCGGAAGAGGCGCGATTGCCATTTTTTCCATTTTGATCAGTATTCGTTTGTTTAATGAAGTATGGTCCAATACCATGGTGATTGGTAGCTATTTTGGCGATATTGGAACATCTGAATATTATTGGTCGATTCTTGTCTTTACAGGTCTGACACTGGCCTACGCTATAAAAGGCGGGTTAAGCAGTTCTATTTTTACCGATGTGATCCAGATGGTTCTTTTTGGTTTGATGCTTTTTGTGATTCTCGCCTGTATTTTTAGTATTGGTGAACTGGAAGTTTCTGAAGTGATAAATTCCGGAACCTGGAGCATGTCTACCGGACTGAATTTACTCCTGGCGGCACTTTTACAATCCTTCAGTTATCCTTTTCATGATCCTGTGTTGACCGATCGAGGCTTCATTAGCAATCCCAAAATTACATTAAAGAGCTTTCTGTATTCCAGTGTCTTCGGCGGACTTTGTATCGTACTTTTCAGCATAATTGGTGTTTACGCACAAAAAGAAGGAATGGCAGGTCAGGCTGCTGTTGAGGTAGGAAAAGCTTTTGGTGTTGGAATATTGCTGATCATTAATTTTATAATGATCACTTCTGCTGCCTCCACACTCGATTCTACATTTTCTTCCTCTTCAAAATTATTGTCGGTAGATCTGAAATTTGGGAAAACAGTAAGAATAGGGAGGCTGGTGATGATCGGCGTGGCAGTTTTGGGTACGATCCCAATTTTCCTAGAAGCCGAAATTCTTTCAGCAACGACTATAAGTGGAACCATGGTCATTGGTTTGACCCCGGTTTTTATTTTCTGGAATAAAAAGGTTCCGAAAATTAGCTTTTATTTGAGCGTTTTCTGCGGATTATTTTTCGGGTTGCTGCTCGTTTTTGAAACTTTTCCCAAAAACCTGATTTTAACCGAAGGCCCTTATGCAGAGCTGTTATGGATCAATGTTTGGGGAATTTTAAGTTGTATAATCTTATTCTTTATTCCGAAATGGATAAAAAAATAAATGATATAGGAGAGTTGTCTGGAAAAATTCTCGTTTTTGGGGGAGTTTACAGCAATCTTCAGGCTTTGCAAAGCCTGCAAGAACTGGCTGAAGATCTTGATATTTCTCCGGAAAACTGTATTTGCACGGGCGATATAGTCGGTTATTGCTCGCAACCCGAGGAAACTATCCAGTTTTTCAGAAGTTGGGGAGCACAAACGATTGCCGGGAATGTGGAAATCCAGTTGGCGAATGATGAGGAGGATTGCGGATGCGATTTTCGCGAAGGTTCGCGTTGTGATGACTTTTCCAAAGAATGGTATCCATTTGCGAAAATGATGCTTTCAAAAGAATCGGTTAACCGGATGAAGAATATCCCTGAACACATTCAGTTTAGGTATGCCGGGAAAAAGGTTTTTGTGGTGCACGGTTCATTTTTCAATACTTCAGAATTTATTTTCAAATCAACCAGCTGGGATAAAAAACAGCAAAATTTCGATCATACGAAAAGTGATATCATCCTGGCGGGGCATTGCGGTTTGCCATTTTCAGATTCTAAAAACGAAAAACTTTGGATCAATCCTGGGGTTATCGGGATGCCGGCCAACGACGGCTCAAACAAGACCTGGTATGCGATCTTGGATGATAGCTCCAGTAATTTAGTTGAATTTCAGCAGCTGGAATATGATCACGTAAAAGCCAACGAGTTAATGCTTAAAAATAACCTGCCTGCTGCATATGCAGCTACTCTTAAAACTGGAATTTGGGATAATATGGAAATTCTTCCAGCCGAGGAAGCGTCCAGGCAGGGTGAATTGATCAGGTTTTAGATTACCATAACATCTACCGCCTGAATATTTTCGTAACTATTAAAAAATGATGAAATTATATATAAACCTGATAGTGATCCTTTTCGGCCTGAACCTGGCTCACGGCCAGCGTGATCTCAGGCATTTGCTTGAGAAATACAATAATCAGGAAGTGCCTTATGTATCGGTTCAGGAATTGAAAATGATGCAGACTAATCAAAAAGTGCTGGTTGCAGATGCAAGGGAGAAAAAGGAATATGATGTTAGTCATCTGCCTCAGGCCGAGTTTATTGGTTATAAAGAATTTTCCATTGAAAAGTTTTCACAGAAATTTAAAAATAAGTCTGCGCCCATCGTGGTATATTGCTCGATAGGTATCCGTTCTGAAAATATCGCTGAAAAGATCAGGAAAGCCGGTTATTCTAATGTATCTAATTTATACGGTGGAATATTTGAATGGAAAAATACCGGTTATGACGTTTTCAGGAATGGAAAGCCCACTGATAGTGTGCATGTTTTTTCTAAAAACTGGGCTAAATGGCTTACGAACGGTAAAAAAGTATATTAGTGACCTCAGAACAATCAGAAAAAAATCTTCTTTTAATCTTTACTAAAAATCCGGTGGCTGGAAAAGTCAAAACCAGGCTTGCAAAAGATGTAGGAGATAAAAAAGCACTGGAGATTTACCAGTTTTTATTAGATCATTCCGTTAAATTCACATCAAAAGTCGTTGCGACCAGGCAGGTTTGGTATTCCGATGAGATCAATAATAGTGATATCTGGGATAATGATCTTTTTCAAAAGAAAGAACAATTGTCCTCTCCGGACCTTGGTGAAAGGATGCAACATGCTTTTGAAAATGGATTCAGTGAGGGTTTTGAGAGAATTCTAATCATCGGGACAGACCTCTATGATATTTCTGAAGAAGATATCCGGCTTGCTTTCGAGTCTCTTAATAATCATGATTTCGTTATTGGCCCGGCAACTGATGGCGGATACTATTTATTAGGAATGAAATCCTTAAATTCGGAAATATTTAAAAACAAAAATTGGGGAACCAATACAGTGCTGGAGAATACGCTTCAGGATTTGCAAGAGTACCAGCTGAAGTTGATGGAGCCCCGAAATGATGTAGATTATCTGGATGATATTAGAGATCATCCGGCCTTCCAAAAATTTATAGAATTATGACAGACCGTATAGATGAATCGGTAGATTATTTGAAATCCCGCGGCTTCGGGGAGCCGGAAGTGGGGATCATCCTGGGCACCGGCCTTGGGCAGTTGCTGGATGATGTTGAGATCGAGAAAGAAGTAAGCTATAATCATATTCCCTATTTTCCCACGGCCACGGTCGAATTCCATAAGGGCAAGCTCATCTTTGGCAGTCTCGAAGGGAAAAAGGTTGTAATCATGCAGGGAAGATTTCATTTATATGAAGGCTATAGCCTTTTTGACGTAACCTATCCCGTTCGCGTCATGAAGCGTTTGGGAATGAAGCGTTTGCTGGTTTCCAATGCTTCCGGTGCGATCAATCTAAACTTCGGAAAAGGGGAGTTGATGCTCATCGAAGATCATATCAATTTGCAGGGTGGTTCGCCGCTGGCATTCCATGGAGTTGAAAAACTTGGGGAACGTTTTGTAGATATGAGCGAACCCTACAATAAAGAGATGAACGATATTTTTGAAGTGGCTGCCAAAAAGCACGATATCACGCTTCATAAAGGTGTCTATGCATCGGTCTTAGGTCCTCAACTGGAAACACGGGCGGAGTACCGCTATTTAAAAATGATCGGCGCAGATGCTGTGGGAATGAGTACCGTTCCTGAAGTGATCGTGGCTAATCATTTGCATATTCCTGTTGCCGCAATTTCAGTTATCACAGATCAGGGCGATCCTTCGAACCTTGAAAAGGTAGATATTCAGGATATTCTGGCCAATGCCGCGAAAGCAGAACCCAGTATGGTGAAATTATTTAAAGAATTACTTCAGCAAGTTTAATATGAGCAGTTACTTAGAAACAACCAAGAATGTCTATCGAGATGCGGCCTTAACGCCAGAAGTGGGGCTTTGCTGCACCACGAATCCTATTTGGGAACTTCCGGGGTTGAAAATTCCGAAGATCATGCAGGAAATGAATTATGGCTGCGGAAGCACCGTTCATGCAAGGGATCTTACCAATAATCCGCGAATTCTTTATGTTGGTGTTGGCGGAGGTATGGAACTGCTGCAATTCGCCTATTTTTCTCGTCAGAAAAATGGTGTGGTGGGCATTGATGTGGTTGATGAGATGCTGGAAGCTTCCAGGAAGAATTTTAAAGTTGCTGAAGAACAGAACCCCTGGTTCAAATCGGAATTTGTGGACCTGAAAAAAGGTGATGCTACAGATCTCCCTGTTGAAGACAATTCTATCGATGTTGCCGCACAGAACTGTCTTTTCAATATTTTCAAAACGGAAGAACTTACGAAAGCGCTTAAGGAAATGTATCGCGTACTGAAGCCTCATGGCAGGCTCGTGATGAGCGATCCAACCTGCGAACAGGAGATGAACGAGGAACTGCGTAATGATGAGCGCCTGCGAGCTTTATGCTTAAGCGGAAGCCTTTCAATAGCCGATTATGTTAAGGCGTTGACAGATGTTGGTTTCGGAACAATTGAAATTCGCGCAAGAAAACCTTACCGAATTCTGGATCCTAAAAACTATCCTACCGAAGAACTCGTATATATAGAGTCTATTGAAGTTGCTGCGATTAAAGATCCAATGCCCGAAGACGGACCATGTATTTTTACCGGTAAGGCGGCGATCTATTATGGAGAAGATGATCATTTTGATGATAAAAAAGGTCATGTTTTACTCAAAAATCAGCCACTGGCAGTATGCGATAAAACTGCGGGTGCACTGGCAGCGCTTGGACGAGACGATATATTCATCAGCGAATCTACTTTTCATTATGATGGTGGAGGCTGCTGCTAAAAATTAAACTATGAAAAAGTCATTTTTAAATCTTTCAGTTTTTGTAATAGGTATTTGTCTTTGCGCGTCCTGCTCGTTGCTTTCCAGCGCGGGACTGACAAGTAAAGGCCTGCCTTCTACACAGGTGCCAGATAAACTTACTTCTACCACGGCAAATTCCGCTGTAAATGTGGATCACGCTATATGGGACGAGTTACTGAAAAAACACGTGAAATCTAACGGAATGGTAGATTACAAGGATTTTAAAAATGACCGGGAGAAACTGAATAAATACCTGGAAATGTTATCTAACCAGGAGCCAACGAAAGACTGGTCTGTACAGGAACAATTGGCCTATTACATCAATTTGTACAATGCCTATACGGTTGACCTGATCTTAAAAAATTATCCGGTGAAAAGTATCAAGGATATTAAAGGAGCATGGACCAACGATTTTGTGAAAGTCGGCGATAAAACTATTTCGCTGGGAGGAATTGAGAATAGTATTCTTCGGAAAATGAAGGAACCGCGAATTCATTTTGCCATTAACTGCGCTTCCATGTCCTGCCCAAAATTGATGAACGAGGCCTATACCGCTGCGCATATCAATGAACAATTGGATAAAGCAGCCATTGAATTTATCAATTCCGATAAAAATGATATTTCGAAAAATTCAGCGAAACTTTCTTCAATTTTCGACTGGTATAAAAAGGATTTCACTGAAAACGGAACTGTAATAGATTATGTGAACAAGTTCTCGAATACCAAGATCAATTCGGGAGTGAGAATTACTTATAAAGATTACGACTGGAATTTAAATGAAATTAAATAGGATGCTGAGTATCATCATCCCGGTTTTTAATGAAGAGGCACAACTTCCGAAGCTGCTGGAACATTTATCGGTTGCTTCCGCAGGATTGATAAAGGAAATAATCGTGGTGGATGGTGGTAGTACCGATCGTACAGCCAGAATTGCAAAAGATCATCCAAAGGTTTTTTACCTTCCTTCAGATAAAGGGCGGGCGGTGCAAATGAACACGGGTGCCAGTATCGCAAAAGGTGAAATCCTGTATTTTCTTCATGCTGATAGTTTTCCTCCAGTGCATTTTGATCAGCTTATAATTGATGCGGTCAAGAAGGGAAAGAAAGCCGGTTGTTTTCAAATGAAATTTGATAAAAATCACTGGTGGCTTAACTTAATGGGCCAATTCACCAAAGTGAACCATATTTCGTGTCGGGGAGGCGATCAGTCTTTATTTGTCGAAAAGGACTTATTCCATGAAATAGGAGGTTTTGATGAAAATTATAAGGTCTATGAGGATAATGAGATAATAAGGCGCCTATATATTAAAAAGCAATTTACGGTTATCAAGCAGTGGATCACTACTTCTGCCAGGCTCTACAATCGTCTTGGCGTTTGGAATACCCAACGACTTTTTATAGAGATTTACTGGAAGAGAAGGCGAGGTGCTACAGCAGAAGAACTCTACAGCCATTACTACAAGCGGGTTAACGCTTAAATTTCCTGTAGTATTCTTTTATGGTATTTTCCGCAGGTTTATTTTGCGGAGTAAAACGATCGTTTTCAAGTCCGCCGCTGGTTTCATGCTGATGCCATTTCCAAAGAAACCCTCCTGCAAACCAGTTTTCTGTCCAGAATTCCTGGTAGGTGGCTTCCAGAGCGCGAGCTTGTAAACCATGATTCGTTTCAGTTTTTTCCCTGCCCGAATGCCAGGGCTCTTTTACAGCAAAATCAATACTTCGGTAACCGTATTCTGTAAAGAGAACGGGTTTGTCATATTCCTCGGAAAGATCTTTCAACATCGATTTATGTTTCTGCCAGCCCGACCTGATTTCCTGTAGTTTCGGTGCGACTTTGTCGCTTAATGGGAAGTATGCATCGACACCAATATAATCCAGCGATTTCCAAATTTCTGTTTGATCTACTTTATCCCAGTTTTCAGCATAAACAAGTTTGCCATGATATTGATCACGAATTTCAGCAATCAATTCACCCCAGAATTCAGGCCTGTTTTTTACAAAATTGTAGAGTTCTGTGCCGATACAGAAAAGTTCCACCTGGTGTTTTTCGGCGATTTCAACATACAGCAAAATATATTCCCGGTAAGAGTTTTCGAATTGAGCCCAGTCTTGATCAGTTTTAAAATTAAGATCTCCGGTAAATGATCCATTCCGAAGCCAGATGTGTGGCTTCATCATCACTTTTATGTTATGCTGATGCAATTTGTCTATTGCCTGTTCAATGCCTTCCACCCGCTCCCCAAACCATTGCCTGTCTGAATTAAAATGTAACTCGGGAGAATCTTCCGAACTAAGAAAAGCATAGGGCATCAACGCAGCGGCGTTTGCGTTGATATCTATCAATCGGTTTGCCTGTTTTTCCGTTAGGCTATCGCGAGAAGCGACCAGGCTTATCCCATTGTACTTTTTCAGTAATTGATCAGATTGGCAGGAACTGGCAGAAACCCAAAGCAACATCAGCAAAAGCATGCTGGAAAAATCATTTCTAAAAAGCAATTTGGTAGTTTTCATCTTAATTGAATACGGTCTTGGGATTCTGCTATATTTCTGCGTACTTTACTATGCAGGACTTCCGCAATTCTCAGCGACAGTTCATTGCCAAATTATGAAATTTTCATGAAGCATATTGTTATTCTTGGCAACGGAATTTCCGGCATCACTGCAGCTCGTCATATTCGGAAAAGATCAGATCATAAGATCACGATAATTTCCGGGGAATCAGATTATTTCTTTTCCAGAACAGCTTTGATGTATGTTTATATGGGTCATATGAAATGGGATCATTTACAGCCCTATGAAAACTGGTTCTGGGAGAAGAATGACCTGAACCTGGTGAAAGCCTGGGTGGAAAAGATCGATTTTGATCAGAAAAAATTAAGACTTTCTTCCGGAAGCCCGATAGAATACGATCAATTAGTCCTGGCTACAGGTTCAATCCCGAATAAATTCGGTTGGGAAGGGCAGGATTTGCCTGGCGTGCAGGGACTGGTTAGTAAACAGGATTTGATCGAGCTGGAAGAAAATACCAAATTCACCCGAAAAGCAGTGATTGTTGGTGGAGGTTTGATAGGCGTGGAACTGGCAGAAATGCTTAGAACACGTAAGATCGAGGTTACTATGCTCGTTCGGGAAAAAGAGTTCTGGCATAGCGTTCTGCCACTAAAAGATGCTAAAATGATTGCTGAACATATCGAATCTCACGGAGTGAAAATTCTGAAAGAGACCCAGCTTGAAACGATCAATCCAGGTGAAAATGGTAGGGTGCGATCGGTTACTACCTCAACCGGAGAAGAAATTGAATGTGAACTGGTAGGCCTTTGTGCCGGGGTGAGACCGGCAATTGAATTTTTAAAAGGTTCAGAATTAGAAACTGATAATGGAATTCTCGTTAATGAATTTCTGGAAACGAATATTCCTGATGTTTATGCAATTGGAGACTGCGCACAGCAGCGAAAGGCGATCGGTCAGCGAAAACCTGTGGAGGCTGTTTGGTATACAGGCCGTATGATGGGTGAAACTGTGGCCCTGACTTTAACCGGGAATAAGCAAAAATACAATCCCGGAAACTGGTTCAATTCGGCTAAATTTTTCGATGTGGAATATCAAACATATGGCTGGGTATGGTCAAAACCGAAGGAATATGAAAAACACTTTCGCTGGCAACATACCACTGAACCTAGAGCAATCACGATTTCTTTTAATTCGGAAACAGAATTGTTTCAGGGAATCAATACGTATGGAATCAGGCTTCGGCATGAAGTGATCGATCGCTGGCTGAATGAACAGCGTAAAATTGGTTATGTACTGGCAAATCTTAAAGAGGCCAATTTCGATCCGGAGTTTTATGATCGTTATGAAAAACAAATATTTCAAAGTTTTAAAAATAACCTGCAGCAGGCAACGATATGAGTAGAATAGAACATAATATGGCTATGACCGGTGAAAGCCCGGCATCTATTTCAACAATTCAGAAAATTGCCACAACCGCGGGATTAATTGGTTTGAGCATTTTGCTGTTGGCAGTTGCAAACGTCAGTTTTCCGAATAAAGCACTTTTTCTAAGT contains the following coding sequences:
- a CDS encoding NAD(P)/FAD-dependent oxidoreductase — translated: MKHIVILGNGISGITAARHIRKRSDHKITIISGESDYFFSRTALMYVYMGHMKWDHLQPYENWFWEKNDLNLVKAWVEKIDFDQKKLRLSSGSPIEYDQLVLATGSIPNKFGWEGQDLPGVQGLVSKQDLIELEENTKFTRKAVIVGGGLIGVELAEMLRTRKIEVTMLVREKEFWHSVLPLKDAKMIAEHIESHGVKILKETQLETINPGENGRVRSVTTSTGEEIECELVGLCAGVRPAIEFLKGSELETDNGILVNEFLETNIPDVYAIGDCAQQRKAIGQRKPVEAVWYTGRMMGETVALTLTGNKQKYNPGNWFNSAKFFDVEYQTYGWVWSKPKEYEKHFRWQHTTEPRAITISFNSETELFQGINTYGIRLRHEVIDRWLNEQRKIGYVLANLKEANFDPEFYDRYEKQIFQSFKNNLQQATI
- the arsM gene encoding arsenosugar biosynthesis arsenite methyltransferase ArsM; the protein is MSSYLETTKNVYRDAALTPEVGLCCTTNPIWELPGLKIPKIMQEMNYGCGSTVHARDLTNNPRILYVGVGGGMELLQFAYFSRQKNGVVGIDVVDEMLEASRKNFKVAEEQNPWFKSEFVDLKKGDATDLPVEDNSIDVAAQNCLFNIFKTEELTKALKEMYRVLKPHGRLVMSDPTCEQEMNEELRNDERLRALCLSGSLSIADYVKALTDVGFGTIEIRARKPYRILDPKNYPTEELVYIESIEVAAIKDPMPEDGPCIFTGKAAIYYGEDDHFDDKKGHVLLKNQPLAVCDKTAGALAALGRDDIFISESTFHYDGGGCC
- a CDS encoding SusD/RagB family nutrient-binding outer membrane lipoprotein codes for the protein MKKVVYISAILILILSANSCTKDFKEINTNPNAPLEVEPSLLLREVIYDYGEQMSYEGFVAGNLLGQYLTALDFNLFDRHALKSPQLGGNPWPVIYTNLRDNEIILQQSQNEPAYRVYEGPALILKAYMAAALTDLYGDVPYYNAFRGKELTTTPAYDAQEDIYLGEGGILDNLAKGIAAIQAYEGSIPLEGDILFNGDLTKWVRFANSLRIKHLMRISSKMDVSAELQQIYSEGDYIMNNQQNAVFDFTSGEPNSFRMEQLRVGDFNNFVMAETMDEILSELNDARVAVLFRPTANDGNTYNGLINGIDASQTSISPADYSYAGMIFRENTAMLDANFLTAWETKFWLAEAAEKGYISADAEMLYNEGVMQAFDYWNTPLPGDYLEGPAAYDAGENPLEQIITQKWIANMINGYEGWIEWRRTGFPNLKPISASLNNDLLPVRMPYPAEEEALNAENYDQAAENTNGNSINAPVWWDSE
- a CDS encoding TIGR04283 family arsenosugar biosynthesis glycosyltransferase → MLSIIIPVFNEEAQLPKLLEHLSVASAGLIKEIIVVDGGSTDRTARIAKDHPKVFYLPSDKGRAVQMNTGASIAKGEILYFLHADSFPPVHFDQLIIDAVKKGKKAGCFQMKFDKNHWWLNLMGQFTKVNHISCRGGDQSLFVEKDLFHEIGGFDENYKVYEDNEIIRRLYIKKQFTVIKQWITTSARLYNRLGVWNTQRLFIEIYWKRRRGATAEELYSHYYKRVNA
- a CDS encoding metallophosphoesterase family protein — translated: MDKKINDIGELSGKILVFGGVYSNLQALQSLQELAEDLDISPENCICTGDIVGYCSQPEETIQFFRSWGAQTIAGNVEIQLANDEEDCGCDFREGSRCDDFSKEWYPFAKMMLSKESVNRMKNIPEHIQFRYAGKKVFVVHGSFFNTSEFIFKSTSWDKKQQNFDHTKSDIILAGHCGLPFSDSKNEKLWINPGVIGMPANDGSNKTWYAILDDSSSNLVEFQQLEYDHVKANELMLKNNLPAAYAATLKTGIWDNMEILPAEEASRQGELIRF
- a CDS encoding TIGR04282 family arsenosugar biosynthesis glycosyltransferase: MTSEQSEKNLLLIFTKNPVAGKVKTRLAKDVGDKKALEIYQFLLDHSVKFTSKVVATRQVWYSDEINNSDIWDNDLFQKKEQLSSPDLGERMQHAFENGFSEGFERILIIGTDLYDISEEDIRLAFESLNNHDFVIGPATDGGYYLLGMKSLNSEIFKNKNWGTNTVLENTLQDLQEYQLKLMEPRNDVDYLDDIRDHPAFQKFIEL
- a CDS encoding glycoside hydrolase family 113, yielding MKTTKLLFRNDFSSMLLLMLLWVSASSCQSDQLLKKYNGISLVASRDSLTEKQANRLIDINANAAALMPYAFLSSEDSPELHFNSDRQWFGERVEGIEQAIDKLHQHNIKVMMKPHIWLRNGSFTGDLNFKTDQDWAQFENSYREYILLYVEIAEKHQVELFCIGTELYNFVKNRPEFWGELIAEIRDQYHGKLVYAENWDKVDQTEIWKSLDYIGVDAYFPLSDKVAPKLQEIRSGWQKHKSMLKDLSEEYDKPVLFTEYGYRSIDFAVKEPWHSGREKTETNHGLQARALEATYQEFWTENWFAGGFLWKWHQHETSGGLENDRFTPQNKPAENTIKEYYRKFKR
- a CDS encoding DUF547 domain-containing protein, with product MKKSFLNLSVFVIGICLCASCSLLSSAGLTSKGLPSTQVPDKLTSTTANSAVNVDHAIWDELLKKHVKSNGMVDYKDFKNDREKLNKYLEMLSNQEPTKDWSVQEQLAYYINLYNAYTVDLILKNYPVKSIKDIKGAWTNDFVKVGDKTISLGGIENSILRKMKEPRIHFAINCASMSCPKLMNEAYTAAHINEQLDKAAIEFINSDKNDISKNSAKLSSIFDWYKKDFTENGTVIDYVNKFSNTKINSGVRITYKDYDWNLNEIK
- a CDS encoding rhodanese-like domain-containing protein, whose protein sequence is MMKLYINLIVILFGLNLAHGQRDLRHLLEKYNNQEVPYVSVQELKMMQTNQKVLVADAREKKEYDVSHLPQAEFIGYKEFSIEKFSQKFKNKSAPIVVYCSIGIRSENIAEKIRKAGYSNVSNLYGGIFEWKNTGYDVFRNGKPTDSVHVFSKNWAKWLTNGKKVY
- a CDS encoding sodium:solute symporter, with the translated sequence MLIDLSEINPVYWQWWLLIFSSIALFIISPRARSKNQFFSATLGKKAPGFLTLTGSLIISWVFAKSITNAANLGLDFGIVGGLAYAGYYLSFAVAGVVIYLLRTKGGYSSIHHFLISKFGRGAIAIFSILISIRLFNEVWSNTMVIGSYFGDIGTSEYYWSILVFTGLTLAYAIKGGLSSSIFTDVIQMVLFGLMLFVILACIFSIGELEVSEVINSGTWSMSTGLNLLLAALLQSFSYPFHDPVLTDRGFISNPKITLKSFLYSSVFGGLCIVLFSIIGVYAQKEGMAGQAAVEVGKAFGVGILLIINFIMITSAASTLDSTFSSSSKLLSVDLKFGKTVRIGRLVMIGVAVLGTIPIFLEAEILSATTISGTMVIGLTPVFIFWNKKVPKISFYLSVFCGLFFGLLLVFETFPKNLILTEGPYAELLWINVWGILSCIILFFIPKWIKK
- a CDS encoding purine-nucleoside phosphorylase, translated to MTDRIDESVDYLKSRGFGEPEVGIILGTGLGQLLDDVEIEKEVSYNHIPYFPTATVEFHKGKLIFGSLEGKKVVIMQGRFHLYEGYSLFDVTYPVRVMKRLGMKRLLVSNASGAINLNFGKGELMLIEDHINLQGGSPLAFHGVEKLGERFVDMSEPYNKEMNDIFEVAAKKHDITLHKGVYASVLGPQLETRAEYRYLKMIGADAVGMSTVPEVIVANHLHIPVAAISVITDQGDPSNLEKVDIQDILANAAKAEPSMVKLFKELLQQV